A portion of the Candidatus Pristimantibacillus lignocellulolyticus genome contains these proteins:
- a CDS encoding AraC family transcriptional regulator, which translates to MEAEYHFPNLTSTLQITGCHLGNYPANWSYPIHHHFLFELLYCKEGRVWQTVGNSSFFLDAGDWLLIKSGVSHTSENRSDQSYVIFNLHFDIDDPLVRSTLCEFDYLIVKSDEPIHDLLSKHLVELETATLHMNNSNTNEYQTAISRLVIQSHTLGLVALFVRHCIESTMKDAIETSKVQQSTVFETKIAYAIEEKLRNRHHHSIEEIASMLGMSRGQCTRIFSQVYGLSPRQYVSKLVLNEAKQLLVTTTLTMEEISERLGFQSASHFSRQFRRWTGVSPTTFRPKYSRSKHVNNQ; encoded by the coding sequence ATGGAGGCAGAATATCATTTTCCTAATTTGACAAGCACATTACAAATTACTGGTTGTCACCTTGGAAATTATCCTGCAAATTGGTCATATCCCATTCATCATCACTTCTTATTTGAATTACTCTACTGTAAGGAGGGAAGAGTATGGCAAACTGTGGGAAACTCTTCGTTTTTCCTCGATGCTGGAGACTGGCTTCTTATCAAATCAGGAGTTTCACATACAAGTGAAAATCGTTCTGATCAATCATATGTAATTTTTAATCTGCATTTTGATATTGATGATCCTCTTGTAAGATCTACATTATGTGAATTCGATTATTTGATCGTGAAGTCCGACGAACCGATACATGACTTATTATCAAAGCATTTAGTCGAACTCGAAACTGCCACATTACATATGAATAACTCAAATACAAATGAATACCAAACAGCAATTAGTCGGCTCGTTATACAGTCGCACACGCTTGGTTTAGTAGCGCTTTTTGTAAGACACTGTATAGAATCCACCATGAAAGATGCAATTGAAACTAGTAAAGTGCAGCAATCTACTGTCTTCGAAACGAAGATCGCGTATGCTATTGAGGAAAAACTACGTAACAGGCATCATCACTCGATAGAGGAAATTGCTAGTATGTTGGGAATGAGTCGTGGACAATGCACCCGCATATTTAGTCAAGTATATGGACTTTCACCTAGACAATATGTTAGTAAGCTTGTGCTAAATGAAGCAAAGCAATTACTCGTTACTACTACACTTACTATGGAAGAAATTTCTGAACGACTAGGATTTCAATCTGCTAGCCATTTTTCTAGGCAATTTCGTCGCTGGACAGGTGTCTCACCAACTACTTTTCGGCCAAAATATAGTCGTTCTAAACATGTAAATAATCAATAA
- a CDS encoding beta-galactosidase, producing MCIFQVKNNQFCMDEKPIRLLSGAIHYFRVVPEYWSDRLTKLKACGFNTVETYVPWNFHEVQPGKFNFEGMADIESFIKLAGEIGLYVIVRPSPYICAEWEFGGLPAWLLSDRNMRLRCMHQPFLDKVDAYYDVLLPKLKPLLCTNGGPIIAMQIENEYGSYGNDTNYLIYLKDSMIKRGMDVLLFTSDGPEHHMLQGGMVPDVLETVNFGSRAVEAFDMLRQYQPNGPVMCMEFWNGWFDHWGEEHHTREASDVAESLDEMLSADGSVNFYMFHGGTNFGFTSGANGLERNQYEPTITSYDYDVPLNESGEPTEKYFAVRNVVSKYIELPELNLPKPIPKKNYGMISVEKGVSLFKQLEKLSVPHETTCPESMEFYGQNDGFILYETFISGPREERELVIQECHDRALVYLDDKFMGVVERWDESTKVSFAVPSSGARIRILVENMGRINYGPYIADRKGITEGVRHGNQYLYGWKVHPLPLDNIEQLTFNTSNKTQSDPTFYKALLTIEEEPADTFLNCEGWIKGVVYINGFNLGRYWNKGPQKTLYIPAPLLRKGNNEIIVFELHGTDRLELTFQDSPILG from the coding sequence ATGTGCATATTTCAAGTGAAAAATAATCAATTTTGCATGGATGAGAAGCCTATACGATTACTATCCGGAGCTATTCATTACTTTAGAGTTGTGCCTGAGTATTGGTCTGATCGTTTAACTAAGTTAAAGGCATGTGGTTTTAATACGGTAGAGACATATGTACCTTGGAATTTTCATGAGGTACAACCAGGTAAATTTAACTTTGAAGGTATGGCAGATATTGAAAGTTTCATTAAACTAGCAGGAGAGATAGGCTTATATGTTATCGTACGTCCAAGTCCATACATTTGCGCAGAATGGGAATTTGGTGGTCTACCTGCTTGGCTGCTTTCTGATAGAAATATGCGATTACGTTGTATGCATCAACCATTTTTAGATAAAGTGGATGCATATTATGATGTATTATTACCAAAATTGAAACCACTTCTTTGCACGAACGGTGGTCCAATTATTGCGATGCAAATTGAAAATGAATACGGTAGCTACGGGAATGATACCAACTATCTTATATACTTAAAAGATTCAATGATAAAGAGAGGTATGGATGTATTACTATTTACATCCGATGGACCTGAACATCATATGCTACAAGGTGGCATGGTACCAGATGTATTAGAAACAGTTAACTTTGGATCTAGAGCTGTTGAAGCATTTGACATGCTTCGCCAATACCAACCGAACGGACCGGTTATGTGTATGGAATTTTGGAACGGTTGGTTTGATCACTGGGGTGAAGAACATCATACACGAGAGGCATCTGATGTTGCCGAATCATTAGATGAAATGTTGTCAGCGGATGGATCTGTTAACTTTTATATGTTTCATGGAGGTACAAACTTTGGTTTCACGAGTGGCGCTAATGGGTTAGAACGTAATCAATATGAACCAACCATTACGAGTTATGACTATGATGTTCCATTGAATGAGTCAGGTGAACCTACAGAAAAATATTTTGCTGTTAGAAATGTCGTGTCCAAATATATTGAGTTACCAGAATTAAATCTACCTAAGCCGATACCGAAAAAAAATTATGGCATGATATCTGTGGAGAAAGGTGTTTCATTGTTTAAACAATTAGAAAAATTATCTGTTCCGCATGAAACTACTTGTCCAGAATCAATGGAGTTCTATGGTCAAAATGATGGATTCATACTCTATGAAACGTTTATTTCTGGTCCTCGTGAAGAACGTGAACTTGTGATTCAAGAATGTCACGATAGAGCTTTAGTATACCTCGATGACAAATTTATGGGTGTTGTAGAAAGATGGGATGAAAGTACAAAAGTTAGTTTTGCTGTACCGTCATCTGGTGCTCGTATAAGGATTTTGGTTGAGAACATGGGGCGTATTAATTATGGACCTTATATAGCAGATCGTAAAGGGATTACAGAAGGAGTTCGCCACGGTAATCAATATTTATATGGATGGAAGGTACATCCACTACCGCTTGATAACATAGAGCAACTTACTTTTAACACTAGTAACAAAACTCAATCTGATCCAACCTTCTACAAAGCATTATTGACAATTGAGGAAGAGCCTGCGGATACATTTCTTAATTGTGAAGGATGGATTAAAGGCGTCGTTTACATTAATGGTTTTAACTTAGGAAGGTATTGGAATAAAGGACCTCAGAAGACGTTATATATACCAGCACCTCTATTGCGGAAGGGCAATAATGAGATTATTGTGTTTGAATTACATGGTACAGATCGATTAGAGCTGACATTCCAAGATAGTCCGATATTAGGTTAA
- a CDS encoding sugar ABC transporter ATP-binding protein has product MVLEMIAINKSFQSVKALNNVNMNLLKGEVHALVGENGAGKSTLMKILAGIYQPDEGEIRLNGKQVALSSPTVSQNYGISIIHQELNLIPHMTVTENIFLGREPKKLGVFSNIQQMKKETEKLLERFDLKLDPDAMIASLSIGEQQIVEIAKAISMNAEILIMDEPTAVLEEREVQKLFDLIQQFKTQGVSIIYISHRLNELKHFCDRLTVLRDGQFVQTLPMDGLTEKEIASLMVGRELNELYPVIRHSIGEEILRVEGLTRKPNFENVSFSVKRGEIIGFAGLIGAGRTELVRTIFGDWRADKGTIFWKGKQTEFRSPVDAVLAGIGFATEDRKHTGLFLDMSVSENISVTCTRKVSKWNFIRKRSEGKLVQKKIAQLNVKVNKITSPVKNLSGGNQQKVVLAKWIAADSELFILDEPTRGIDVGAKGEIYELISQLAAEGKAVIIVSSELPELLGICNRILVMHHGQIKGELDHSIANEQNVMALAAGV; this is encoded by the coding sequence ATGGTACTGGAAATGATAGCAATCAATAAAAGTTTCCAAAGCGTGAAAGCGCTTAATAATGTGAATATGAACCTCCTAAAAGGTGAAGTTCATGCATTAGTGGGTGAAAATGGGGCAGGCAAATCAACGTTAATGAAAATATTAGCCGGTATATATCAACCAGATGAAGGTGAGATAAGGTTGAATGGTAAGCAGGTTGCATTATCTTCACCAACTGTTTCTCAAAATTATGGGATTTCGATTATTCATCAAGAATTGAATCTCATTCCCCATATGACTGTAACTGAAAATATTTTTCTTGGTCGCGAGCCTAAGAAGCTTGGAGTGTTCTCCAATATCCAACAGATGAAGAAGGAAACAGAGAAGCTTCTAGAACGATTTGATCTGAAATTGGATCCAGACGCGATGATAGCTAGTCTTAGTATTGGCGAACAGCAAATTGTTGAGATAGCTAAGGCTATATCGATGAATGCAGAAATTCTAATTATGGATGAGCCTACTGCAGTATTGGAGGAAAGAGAAGTTCAGAAATTATTTGATCTGATTCAACAATTTAAAACCCAAGGAGTCTCTATTATATACATTTCCCATCGATTAAATGAGCTGAAACATTTCTGCGATCGATTAACGGTACTTAGGGATGGACAGTTTGTGCAGACTCTTCCGATGGATGGACTGACGGAGAAAGAGATTGCTAGTCTTATGGTTGGAAGAGAACTGAATGAATTGTATCCAGTCATCCGTCATTCCATTGGCGAAGAAATTTTACGGGTAGAGGGTCTGACACGAAAACCGAATTTTGAGAATGTGAGTTTCTCGGTCAAGCGTGGTGAAATCATTGGTTTTGCAGGACTTATCGGAGCTGGAAGAACAGAACTTGTTAGAACGATATTTGGTGATTGGCGCGCGGATAAAGGAACTATATTTTGGAAAGGCAAGCAAACGGAGTTCCGTAGCCCCGTAGATGCCGTGCTGGCAGGAATAGGATTTGCAACCGAAGATCGGAAACATACTGGACTGTTTCTTGATATGAGTGTGAGCGAGAATATATCGGTAACATGTACGCGCAAAGTTAGCAAATGGAACTTTATTCGTAAGCGGTCAGAAGGCAAGCTTGTCCAGAAGAAAATTGCACAACTGAATGTGAAGGTTAACAAAATAACAAGTCCTGTGAAAAATTTAAGTGGTGGAAATCAGCAGAAAGTGGTATTAGCGAAATGGATCGCTGCTGATAGTGAATTATTTATTCTAGATGAGCCGACGAGAGGGATAGATGTTGGTGCTAAAGGTGAGATTTATGAGTTGATCTCACAGCTAGCTGCTGAAGGCAAAGCAGTCATTATCGTTTCATCTGAACTTCCAGAGTTATTAGGAATATGTAACCGCATTCTTGTTATGCACCATGGGCAAATCAAAGGAGAATTAGATCATTCTATCGCAAATGAACAAAATGTGATGGCGCTCGCAGCAGGCGTATAA
- a CDS encoding ribose ABC transporter permease — protein MSNTAIEVNKPQTKQRRILKYLWEQYSVLFALIILIIFASILSEHFLNITNITNVLRQVSIVGILSLGMTFVIILGGIDLSVGSVLALSGTVVMASQVTYSASIPVSIILGLICGLLVGLINGLMVTYGKITAFIATLAMMTIARSIALFYADAGAISGMNSTYAKIGNAYAFGVPIPVFIFVFMVLLSYIVLEKTVYGRHVYAVGGNMQAARLSAISVFRVTIISYMICGFTAAVGSIIETSRLNSISTSTSGHMYELDAIAAVIIGGASLSGGRGRILGTLFGVLILGVLSNIMNLLNISSYLQGVVKGIIIVAAVLLQKRN, from the coding sequence ATGTCCAACACAGCTATCGAAGTAAATAAACCACAAACAAAACAAAGAAGGATTCTTAAATATTTGTGGGAACAGTACAGCGTACTCTTCGCACTTATCATCTTAATCATCTTTGCATCAATCTTGAGTGAGCACTTCCTCAATATTACCAATATTACGAATGTTTTAAGACAGGTTTCAATTGTAGGTATTCTATCTTTAGGTATGACGTTTGTAATTATATTGGGTGGGATTGATCTTTCAGTAGGATCAGTTTTAGCACTCTCTGGTACGGTTGTTATGGCATCACAGGTGACCTATTCGGCATCTATTCCTGTTTCGATCATTTTAGGTTTAATTTGTGGATTATTAGTTGGCTTAATTAACGGGTTAATGGTGACATACGGAAAAATAACGGCTTTTATTGCAACACTTGCCATGATGACGATAGCAAGGTCGATAGCTTTATTTTATGCAGATGCAGGAGCAATATCAGGCATGAACTCGACCTATGCCAAAATTGGTAATGCATATGCGTTTGGTGTACCAATTCCAGTTTTCATTTTTGTATTTATGGTTTTATTATCGTATATCGTGCTTGAAAAGACGGTATATGGAAGACATGTATATGCAGTAGGGGGCAATATGCAAGCAGCTCGTTTGTCTGCCATCTCAGTGTTTCGCGTCACGATTATTTCTTACATGATTTGCGGTTTTACAGCGGCTGTAGGCTCTATTATTGAAACCTCAAGATTAAACTCGATTTCAACTTCGACCTCAGGACATATGTATGAATTGGATGCAATCGCCGCGGTTATTATCGGAGGTGCGAGTTTGTCAGGAGGCAGAGGAAGAATACTTGGTACTTTGTTCGGTGTCTTAATTCTTGGAGTATTAAGCAATATTATGAATTTGCTCAATATTTCATCATATTTGCAGGGGGTGGTAAAAGGCATAATTATCGTTGCTGCTGTGTTGCTTCAGAAACGTAATTAA
- a CDS encoding ABC transporter permease yields MLIKKRRRAFTQLEQFREMKWLGNYKSFVSMLIIFVLASVTNEYFFTWENIVNIIRQASTIGIIALGVHFVVLLGMFDLSVGSVLVISGTVIMGSQSMFGTDIILSMALGIIVGCLVGFLNGFIIAYGRVPSFITTLGTMFLFRSIAMWYGSGGAVNGTYIRYTELGHGSIWGIPYLVFPLIVVAVSAHIVLTKTLLGRYIYALGQNPMAASLSGAPTRWIVITAFAISGTAAGMGAVLETSRLNSISTSSSGILYELDVISAIVIGGSNLKGGKGSILGTVCGVLMLTMISNYMNLQNVSPYLQGILKGILLLVILYR; encoded by the coding sequence ATGCTTATCAAGAAGCGGAGGAGAGCATTCACCCAATTGGAGCAATTCCGTGAAATGAAGTGGCTTGGAAACTACAAGTCGTTCGTTTCAATGCTTATTATCTTTGTTCTTGCCTCAGTAACTAATGAATACTTCTTTACTTGGGAAAATATTGTAAATATAATCAGACAAGCATCAACTATTGGCATCATTGCACTTGGCGTACATTTCGTCGTTTTGCTAGGTATGTTTGATCTTTCTGTTGGATCTGTTCTAGTTATATCAGGAACAGTAATAATGGGTTCTCAGAGCATGTTTGGGACAGACATAATCTTATCGATGGCTCTCGGTATTATAGTTGGTTGTTTAGTAGGTTTTCTCAATGGTTTCATTATCGCCTATGGACGTGTGCCATCATTCATTACGACGCTAGGTACGATGTTTCTGTTTCGTTCAATCGCAATGTGGTATGGGTCGGGTGGTGCTGTGAACGGGACTTATATTCGATATACAGAACTTGGACATGGCTCAATTTGGGGAATCCCATATCTAGTATTTCCACTTATAGTAGTAGCAGTCTCTGCTCACATTGTTCTGACTAAAACATTACTAGGTCGATACATATATGCATTAGGTCAAAATCCGATGGCTGCTTCTTTAAGTGGTGCTCCCACTCGTTGGATCGTTATTACTGCGTTTGCGATAAGTGGAACTGCCGCTGGGATGGGAGCAGTGCTAGAGACATCGCGGCTCAATTCAATTTCTACTAGCAGCTCCGGCATCCTATATGAGCTGGATGTAATCTCAGCAATTGTTATCGGAGGATCCAATCTCAAAGGAGGTAAAGGTTCCATACTCGGTACAGTTTGTGGAGTTCTTATGTTAACAATGATTAGTAACTATATGAATTTGCAAAATGTGTCACCCTACCTTCAAGGGATTCTGAAGGGGATTCTTCTTCTAGTTATATTATATAGATAA
- a CDS encoding sugar phosphate isomerase/epimerase: MKLGVFTVLFSERQLEVALDAAKAAGLQAVEIGTGGYVGKAHIAPSELLQDKEAIERIQRLISERGLTISALSCHGNPLHPNKEQAESDHKDFQDTVKLAALLNVDTVITFSGCPGESDHSLYPSWVTCPWPPDFLQVLEWQWSNKVIPYWREQSAYCRQYGVRVAIEAHPGFVVYNTETALRLRREAGDNIGVNFDPSHLFWQGMDPVECIKVLGSSIYHMHAKDTSIDARNTALNGVLDVKPYSNELDRSWIFRTIGYGVDMKVWKNIVSTLRKVGYDGVISIEHEDSLMSVEDGFSKAAQFLNEIIIGEKAGEIWWA, translated from the coding sequence ATGAAATTAGGAGTATTCACCGTACTGTTTAGTGAACGTCAATTGGAAGTGGCACTAGATGCTGCGAAAGCTGCTGGATTACAGGCTGTAGAAATTGGAACAGGAGGCTATGTGGGGAAAGCCCACATAGCTCCTTCAGAACTTCTTCAAGACAAAGAAGCGATTGAACGAATTCAACGGTTAATTAGTGAACGTGGTCTTACTATATCCGCACTTAGCTGTCACGGTAACCCTCTACACCCGAATAAGGAACAGGCTGAGTCTGATCATAAAGATTTTCAAGATACGGTAAAGCTAGCTGCTCTACTTAATGTCGACACGGTAATTACCTTCTCAGGTTGTCCTGGAGAATCTGATCATTCTTTATATCCTTCATGGGTGACGTGTCCATGGCCACCAGATTTTCTTCAAGTACTAGAATGGCAATGGTCAAATAAAGTCATTCCATACTGGCGCGAACAATCTGCGTATTGTCGTCAATATGGTGTTCGGGTTGCTATTGAAGCCCATCCTGGCTTTGTCGTATATAATACGGAAACTGCATTACGTTTGCGGCGTGAAGCGGGTGATAATATCGGGGTAAACTTTGACCCGTCTCACTTGTTCTGGCAGGGGATGGACCCTGTTGAGTGCATCAAGGTGCTTGGTAGTTCAATCTATCATATGCATGCGAAGGATACGAGCATAGATGCTAGAAATACTGCATTAAATGGTGTATTAGATGTCAAGCCTTATTCGAATGAGTTAGATCGTTCGTGGATTTTTCGAACGATTGGCTACGGTGTTGATATGAAAGTCTGGAAAAATATTGTTAGTACGCTGCGCAAGGTAGGATATGATGGAGTAATAAGCATCGAACATGAAGATAGTTTGATGTCTGTGGAGGATGGTTTCTCAAAGGCAGCTCAATTTCTGAACGAAATTATCATTGGCGAAAAAGCGGGTGAGATTTGGTGGGCGTAA
- a CDS encoding sugar ABC transporter ATP-binding protein, which yields MLLQLNNLTKSYFGVTVLDHVNFDLRQGEVHAILGQNGAGKSTLVKLISGVEEPDHGEIYVEGNRVLLPSTLEAQRLGITTIYQETALVPDMTIAENIFLGREPKRFGLFTHYSKMKLKTKSILKQLGYSFHPNTLVRDLSISGQQTVAIAKAISQQCKLIIMDEPTASLTEQECVRLFRMIETFKSEGVGIIYITHRLKEVKDICDRVTILRDGQHVITRDAKGFDEQEIITYMVGKELTHHFPPVPLDIGAELMKVVGLSKKNQFMNIDFTLHEGEILGFAGLADSGGSELANALFGRVRTDAGHVYWRNEKVEVRNPRQAIQHKFGLVDRDRVKAGMFSDMPVYRNLTISGLPMLNKWHFINEQKEQSKALDAVLQLDIKMIDPDQEIKFLSGGNQQKVMFGRWLVADSDLYILNDPTRGIDVGAKSELYVVIHELVQEGKGMIVISSDISELIGLCTRILVMHEGRIVEQIFHEFATEEKILSAASGLQS from the coding sequence TTGTTATTGCAATTGAATAATTTGACCAAATCTTATTTTGGTGTGACGGTGTTGGATCATGTGAATTTCGACCTAAGGCAGGGCGAAGTACATGCCATTCTTGGGCAGAATGGTGCAGGTAAATCAACATTAGTGAAATTAATCTCTGGAGTCGAAGAACCAGATCATGGAGAAATCTATGTTGAAGGAAATCGTGTTCTATTACCTTCAACATTAGAGGCACAACGCCTTGGAATCACTACCATATATCAAGAAACAGCGTTAGTTCCGGATATGACGATAGCTGAAAATATATTTCTAGGGCGCGAACCGAAGCGTTTTGGTTTGTTTACCCATTATAGCAAGATGAAGCTCAAAACGAAATCTATATTGAAGCAACTGGGTTATTCTTTTCATCCCAACACGCTTGTCCGAGATTTATCGATCAGTGGTCAGCAAACGGTTGCCATTGCAAAAGCAATTTCCCAACAATGCAAACTCATAATTATGGATGAACCAACGGCTAGTTTGACTGAACAAGAATGTGTTCGTTTATTTCGGATGATAGAGACTTTTAAGTCTGAAGGTGTAGGTATCATCTACATCACACATCGGTTAAAGGAAGTGAAAGACATTTGTGACCGAGTTACGATTTTGCGTGACGGTCAGCATGTCATTACTCGTGATGCGAAGGGGTTTGATGAACAAGAAATCATTACTTATATGGTAGGAAAAGAGTTGACACATCATTTCCCTCCAGTGCCACTCGATATAGGTGCCGAATTAATGAAAGTAGTAGGGCTTAGTAAGAAAAATCAGTTTATGAACATAGACTTTACGCTACATGAAGGTGAAATATTAGGATTTGCAGGTCTTGCGGATTCTGGAGGATCAGAGCTTGCCAATGCTTTATTTGGACGTGTACGAACGGATGCAGGCCATGTTTACTGGCGGAATGAAAAAGTAGAAGTTAGAAATCCGAGACAGGCAATTCAGCATAAGTTTGGCTTGGTGGATAGAGATCGAGTGAAGGCAGGCATGTTCTCGGATATGCCCGTTTATCGAAATCTAACGATTTCAGGTTTGCCAATGTTAAATAAATGGCACTTTATTAATGAACAGAAAGAGCAGAGCAAAGCACTGGATGCCGTCTTACAATTGGATATTAAAATGATAGATCCCGATCAAGAAATAAAATTTTTAAGTGGAGGAAACCAACAGAAAGTTATGTTCGGTAGATGGCTTGTTGCAGATAGTGATCTATATATTTTGAATGATCCGACGCGTGGGATTGATGTTGGAGCAAAAAGCGAGCTTTATGTTGTCATTCATGAACTCGTTCAGGAGGGCAAAGGTATGATTGTAATCTCGTCAGATATATCAGAATTAATCGGTTTGTGTACTCGAATACTAGTCATGCATGAGGGGCGGATCGTCGAACAGATCTTTCATGAATTTGCGACAGAGGAGAAAATATTAAGCGCTGCTTCTGGATTACAAAGCTAG
- a CDS encoding Gfo/Idh/MocA family oxidoreductase, translating to MVGYKFMGKAHSHAYKDIGMFFDLDHFVEMKAICGRDEESVKEAAERFGWSEYETDWRSLIVRDDIDFIDVNTPSNAHKDIIIAAAKAGKHVFCEKPLALTLEDAREMLKVAEEQGVIHAVCFNYRYIPAVQLAKQLIDEGRIGDIHHYRASYLQDWLVDPSFPLAWRLQKEYAGSGAHGDLNAHCVDLARYLIGDFEKVVGQQKTFVNQRAIPTSMTGLTAVASEKLGDVTVDDTTSFLAQFKNGAMGMFEASRFATGWKNGNTFEIYGSKGAIRFNLERLNELEVYLREDEPHLQGFRTIMATESSHKYAGNWWPPGHTIGYEHAFIHLIYEIMQSMSEDSARTYPDFYDGVKCQQVLEAVEQSILTEAWVNVDSL from the coding sequence ATGGTTGGCTACAAATTTATGGGCAAAGCTCATAGCCATGCGTATAAAGATATTGGTATGTTCTTCGACTTGGACCATTTTGTTGAGATGAAAGCAATCTGCGGACGAGATGAAGAGAGTGTGAAAGAAGCAGCAGAAAGATTTGGTTGGAGTGAATATGAAACAGATTGGCGTTCGCTTATCGTAAGAGATGACATTGATTTTATTGATGTTAATACGCCAAGTAATGCACATAAGGATATTATTATAGCCGCTGCTAAAGCGGGGAAGCATGTTTTTTGTGAAAAACCACTTGCTTTAACATTAGAAGATGCAAGAGAAATGCTAAAGGTTGCCGAGGAACAAGGTGTCATTCATGCTGTATGCTTTAATTATCGCTATATTCCTGCCGTGCAATTGGCAAAGCAATTGATAGATGAAGGCAGAATTGGTGATATTCATCATTATCGCGCATCCTATTTACAAGACTGGCTAGTTGACCCAAGTTTTCCGCTAGCTTGGCGACTACAGAAGGAGTATGCGGGTTCGGGTGCTCATGGTGATCTCAATGCACATTGTGTTGATCTTGCAAGGTATTTAATCGGAGATTTTGAGAAGGTAGTTGGTCAGCAAAAGACATTTGTTAATCAACGAGCAATTCCTACTTCGATGACAGGTTTAACCGCTGTTGCTTCAGAGAAACTCGGGGATGTGACCGTAGATGATACGACTTCATTTCTAGCACAGTTTAAAAATGGCGCTATGGGGATGTTCGAAGCAAGCAGATTCGCAACGGGTTGGAAAAACGGAAATACTTTTGAGATTTATGGAAGTAAAGGAGCCATTCGTTTTAATTTGGAACGGTTAAATGAATTAGAAGTTTATCTTCGAGAAGATGAACCACATCTGCAAGGTTTCCGAACCATTATGGCAACTGAAAGTAGTCATAAATATGCAGGTAATTGGTGGCCGCCGGGACATACGATAGGATACGAGCATGCTTTTATTCATTTAATTTATGAAATCATGCAGAGCATGAGCGAAGACAGTGCTAGAACATATCCTGATTTTTATGACGGGGTAAAATGCCAGCAAGTGCTTGAAGCGGTAGAACAATCGATTCTAACAGAAGCTTGGGTGAATGTAGACAGCTTATGA
- a CDS encoding substrate-binding domain-containing protein → MLKKIKLLPLILLVALTAILSACTNTNSPAVSQNAENTSNEDQQASKGEYTIGISLPAADHGWMGALIANTKAEAEKHSNVKYLLYTAKDPAKQTSDIEDLITKKVDAIVMLPMESAALTPAAEKVAKANIPLIVVDREVNTESYRTYVGGDNYGIGYGDAKYLVDELTKKNGKAEGKVVEISGVPSTVTDLRSQGFRDYIKDYPGVEIVATQPGDFTREKALKAMENILQANKEIDAVYSQDDDMTIGIVQAIRDSKREKDMFIVSSGGMKEIYQMIKEKSLPEVIVSLTYSPTMGGTAVNMAIKILENEGLDGFWEKTVPHHIILEATPVTSENVDKYFKADANY, encoded by the coding sequence ATGTTGAAAAAAATTAAATTGTTGCCATTAATATTACTTGTTGCTCTTACTGCAATCTTGTCGGCTTGTACGAATACAAATAGTCCAGCGGTTTCGCAAAATGCTGAAAACACATCAAATGAGGACCAACAAGCATCTAAAGGAGAATATACGATTGGAATTTCTCTACCTGCAGCTGACCATGGCTGGATGGGAGCTCTTATTGCTAATACGAAAGCAGAAGCAGAAAAACATAGCAACGTGAAATATTTGCTGTATACGGCAAAAGACCCAGCGAAACAAACATCTGATATCGAAGATTTGATTACGAAAAAAGTTGATGCAATAGTTATGCTACCAATGGAGTCGGCAGCTTTGACGCCAGCAGCTGAAAAAGTAGCGAAAGCGAATATCCCATTGATTGTAGTCGATCGTGAGGTTAATACTGAAAGCTATCGTACGTATGTAGGTGGAGATAACTACGGTATAGGTTACGGGGACGCTAAATATTTGGTGGATGAGCTTACTAAGAAAAATGGTAAAGCAGAAGGTAAAGTTGTTGAAATCTCCGGTGTTCCATCGACAGTTACCGATCTGAGATCACAAGGCTTCCGTGATTATATTAAAGATTATCCTGGCGTGGAGATCGTAGCTACACAGCCTGGTGACTTCACGAGAGAGAAAGCGTTGAAGGCGATGGAGAATATTTTACAAGCCAATAAAGAAATTGATGCTGTTTATTCTCAAGATGACGATATGACAATAGGTATTGTGCAAGCGATTCGTGATTCAAAACGTGAGAAGGATATGTTCATAGTGAGTTCAGGGGGTATGAAAGAAATATATCAGATGATTAAAGAAAAGAGCTTGCCAGAAGTTATTGTATCTTTGACATATTCTCCAACAATGGGCGGTACGGCAGTAAATATGGCTATCAAAATATTAGAAAATGAAGGTTTAGATGGTTTCTGGGAGAAAACGGTTCCTCATCATATTATTCTTGAAGCAACACCAGTTACATCAGAAAATGTAGATAAATATTTCAAAGCAGACGCAAATTACTAA